AGCGAGAAGACAATTTCGGCTTGGTCGATTATTGGGGTCAACCGAAGGAGGCGTTTCGTGCCCTGCGCGACACCCTGCAGGTGCTCCGCGGTTATCGGCTGTCGAGCTATCGCCAGCAAGGCCAACTGCATCGGCTAGTGCTGAGCAATGGCAAGGGCCTGCTGTACCTGTACTGGACGAATGGTGGCGCCGCCTCTTTGCCGTCCGACGACGTACCGGGGGAGGCATGCGAGATGCTTTACCTGGGCACTACCTCGCAATTCTCGGACTGCCCTCCTGCCGGAGGCCTTGGCCGGCTGGTGGACAGCCGACCCCTTGCCCAGCGCATGAAGCCTTGAGACGACCGGGCGGACCTCAATCAGCGCCGCCCGGGTTCCACTAGGCTTTGAGAAACTCCCGCAGCACAAAGTGCAGGATGCCGCCGGCCTTGAAGTAGCTCACCTCATTGACCGTATCGATGCGGCAGAGCACCTCGACGCTTTCCAGGCTGCCGTCCTCGCGGGTGATCTCCAGGGTCAGCGGCATGCGCGGACGCAGCTCGACGCCGTCGATCCCCAGCACGGCGATCTTCTCCTTGCCGGTCAGCCCCAGGGACTTGCGATCCACGCCGTCCTTGAACTGCAGCGGCAGCACGCCCATGCCCACCAGGTTGGATCTGTGGATGCGCTCGAAGCTCTCGGCCACCACGGCTTTCACGCCCAGCAGGTTGGTGCCCTTGGCCGCCCAGTCGCGAGAGGAGCCGGTGCCGTATTCCTTGCCGGCGATGATCACCAGCGGGGTGTTCTCCAGCTCGTACTTCATGGCCGCGTCATAGATCGACAGCTTCTCGCCGCTGGGCACGTGGATCGTATTGCCACCTTCTTCGCCGCCAAGCATCTCGTTCTTGATGCGGATGTTGGCGAAGGTGCCCCTCATCATCACCTCATGGTTGCCGCGGCGCGAACCGTAGGAGTTGAAGTCGGCATAGGCCACGCCATGTTCGGCCAGATAGCGTCCGGCGGGGCTGTCCTTCTTGATGTTGCCGGCGGGGGAGATGTGGTCGGTGGTCACCGAATCGCCCAGCAGCGCCAGGATGCGCGCGTCGTGGATGTCGGCGATGCGCGGCGGATCGCCGGCGATGCCTTCAAAGAACGGCGGATTCTGGATGTAGGTGGAGTCGGCGTCCCAGACATAGGTCTCGGCGTCCGGCACCTGGATGGCCTGCCACTTCTCGTCGCCGTCGAACACTGCGCCGTATTGCTTGTGGAACATGGCGGTGTCGAGCTTCTGCACCGCCTCGGCCACTTCCTGCTGGCTGGGCCAGACGTCCTTCAGATAGACCGGCTGGCCATCGTTACCGGTGCCCAGCGGCTCCTGGGTCAGATCGACCTTCACGCTGCCGGCCAGGGCATAGGCCACCACCAGCGGCGGCGAGGCCAGCCAGTTGGTCTTGACTAGCGGATGCACGCGACCCTCGAAGTTGCGGTTGCCGGAGAGCACCGAGGCCACGGTGAGGTCGGCGTCCTGGATGGCCTTCTCGATGGGATCGAGCAGCGGTCCTGAGTTGCCGATGCAGGTGGTGCAGCCATAGCCCACCAGGTCGAAGCCGAGGTCGTTGAGATAGGGAGTGAGGCCGGCGGCGTTGTAGTAGTCGGTCACCACCTTGGAGCCGGGCGCGAGGGACGACTTGACCCAGGGCTTGCGCATCAGGCCCTTCTCGGCGGCTTTCTTCGCCAAGAGACCGGCCGCCATCATGACGCTGGGGTTGGAGGTATTGGTGCAGGAGGTGATGGCGGCGATGACCACGGCGCCGTCTTCCAGTTGGAAGGTCTGGCCATCGAGCTGCACTTCCACGCCACTACCAGCCTTGGTGGCCTCGGCTTTTTTCGGGGCCAGGGCATTGAAATCGCCGAAGGCCTTGGCCACTTCGCCGAGCAACACGCGATCCTGGGGCCGCTTGGGACCGGCCAGGCTGGACTGGACCTCGCCCATGTCCAATTCGAGCACATCGGTGAACACCGGCTCGTCGCCGGGATTGCGCCACAGGCCCTGGGCCTGGGTGTAGGCCTCGACCAGTTGCACGGTCTCCTCGGGGCGACCGGAGAGGCGCAGGTAGTCCAGGGTGATCTGGTCCACCGGGAAGAAGCCGCAGGTAGCGCCGTATTCCGGCGCCATGTTGCCGATGGTGGCGCGGTCGGCCAGGGGCAGGGTGGCCAGGCCGTCGCCGAAGAATTCGACGAACTTGCCCACCACGCCCTTCTTGCGCAGCATCTGGGTCACGGTCAGCACCAAGTCAGTGGCGGTGATGCCTTCGCGCAGCTTGCCGGTGAGCTTGAAGCCCACCACCTCGGGAATCAGCATGGACACCGGCTGGCCGAGCATGGCCGCCTCGGCCTCGATACCGCCCACGCCCCAGCCGAGCACGCCCAGGCCGTTGATCATGGTGGTGTGGGAGTCGGTGCCCACCA
The window above is part of the Pseudomonas oryzihabitans genome. Proteins encoded here:
- the acnA gene encoding aconitate hydratase AcnA; translation: MPALDSLKSLKTLQVGDRTYHYYSLPDAAKTLGNLDRLPKSLKVLLENLLRWEDNQTVTGEDLQALADWTKTRSADREIQYRPARVLMQDFTGVPAVVDLAAMREAVAKAGGDPQRINPLSPVDLVIDHSVMVDRYASENAYHENVEIEMERNGERYAFLRWGQNAFDNFRVVPPGTGICHQVNLEYLGRSVWTKEEDGKTYAFPDTLVGTDSHTTMINGLGVLGWGVGGIEAEAAMLGQPVSMLIPEVVGFKLTGKLREGITATDLVLTVTQMLRKKGVVGKFVEFFGDGLATLPLADRATIGNMAPEYGATCGFFPVDQITLDYLRLSGRPEETVQLVEAYTQAQGLWRNPGDEPVFTDVLELDMGEVQSSLAGPKRPQDRVLLGEVAKAFGDFNALAPKKAEATKAGSGVEVQLDGQTFQLEDGAVVIAAITSCTNTSNPSVMMAAGLLAKKAAEKGLMRKPWVKSSLAPGSKVVTDYYNAAGLTPYLNDLGFDLVGYGCTTCIGNSGPLLDPIEKAIQDADLTVASVLSGNRNFEGRVHPLVKTNWLASPPLVVAYALAGSVKVDLTQEPLGTGNDGQPVYLKDVWPSQQEVAEAVQKLDTAMFHKQYGAVFDGDEKWQAIQVPDAETYVWDADSTYIQNPPFFEGIAGDPPRIADIHDARILALLGDSVTTDHISPAGNIKKDSPAGRYLAEHGVAYADFNSYGSRRGNHEVMMRGTFANIRIKNEMLGGEEGGNTIHVPSGEKLSIYDAAMKYELENTPLVIIAGKEYGTGSSRDWAAKGTNLLGVKAVVAESFERIHRSNLVGMGVLPLQFKDGVDRKSLGLTGKEKIAVLGIDGVELRPRMPLTLEITREDGSLESVEVLCRIDTVNEVSYFKAGGILHFVLREFLKA